From one Mycolicibacterium sp. HK-90 genomic stretch:
- a CDS encoding DUF881 domain-containing protein, producing MPADVSPRRFRNLRIVRRTRSQLVFGALGVLLCILLGMAIVTQVRQNESGDSLETARPADLLVLLDSLQQREGSLNTEVADLQRTLQQIQASGSSDQAAIENAQARLEALSIQIGTVAATGPGVTLTIEDNAPGVPAETMLDVINELRAAGAEAIEIRGGDQQSAVRVGLDTWIVGTPGALTADDVTLRPPYSVLAIGDPPTLAAAMNIPGGAMDSVKRVGGTMVVQQAERVDVTALRQPKPRQYAQPVK from the coding sequence ATGCCCGCCGATGTCTCACCCCGCCGGTTCCGGAATCTACGGATCGTGCGCCGTACCCGTTCGCAGTTGGTGTTCGGTGCGCTCGGTGTCCTGTTGTGCATCCTGCTGGGTATGGCGATCGTCACGCAGGTGCGCCAGAACGAGTCCGGGGATTCGCTGGAGACCGCCCGGCCGGCCGATCTGCTTGTGCTGCTGGATTCTCTGCAGCAACGTGAGGGCTCGCTCAACACCGAGGTGGCGGACCTGCAGCGCACCCTCCAACAGATACAGGCCTCGGGCAGCAGCGATCAGGCCGCGATCGAGAACGCCCAGGCCCGGTTGGAGGCACTGTCCATCCAGATCGGGACGGTCGCCGCGACGGGCCCCGGGGTGACGCTCACCATAGAAGACAACGCGCCCGGCGTGCCGGCCGAGACCATGCTCGATGTGATCAACGAGCTGCGCGCGGCCGGCGCGGAGGCCATCGAGATCCGCGGCGGCGATCAGCAATCCGCGGTCCGGGTCGGGCTCGACACCTGGATCGTCGGCACCCCCGGTGCGCTGACCGCCGACGACGTGACCCTGCGGCCGCCGTATTCGGTTCTGGCCATAGGGGATCCGCCGACGCTCGCGGCGGCGATGAACATTCCCGGCGGGGCAATGGACAGCGTCAAGCGGGTCGGCGGCACGATGGTGGTACAACAGGCCGAGCGAGTCGACGTCACCGCCTTGCGGCAACCGAAACCTCGCCAATACGCTCAGCCCGTCAAGTGA
- a CDS encoding ABC transporter ATP-binding protein/permease: MEMFSPTLDWGSELLTSLVWIAKGWLIAAVSTMVILVLIARFTEWGRQFWRVTRGYFVGRDSVIVWLWLAGLLLSVITGVRLSVLFSFYGNDLMTSFQVIAAGLGSGNEAVRQSGKDGFWLAMTVFVILAILNVAQIMLDLFMTQRFMLRWRAWLTDRLTGDWLDGKAYYRSRFIDDTIDNPDQRIQTDIDIFTAGVGPLPNSPNNTSGSTLLFGAISAIASMISFTAILWNLSGEITLPLVGIELPRAIFWIGVIYVLFASVIAFWIGRPIIWLSFNNEKYNAAFRYALVRLRDASEAVAFYRGEIAERTGLRRLFAPVVANYKKYVNRMTGFLGWNLSVTQAQEPLPYLVQFPRFLSGEITLGALTQTATAFREILTGLSFFRNAYDNFAGYRAAIIRLYGLVVANEEGRALPEVTTTPCVDGTVRLTDVEVRTPDGRQLINPLDLHLQVGDTLVITGPSGSGKTTLLRSLAELWPFTSGTLTRPCGPNETMFLSQLPYVPLGNLRAVVTYPDEVGAVDDETLKRTLDEVALAHLVGRLDEVQDWAKVLSPGEQQRIAFARILLVKPKVVFLDESTSALDEGLEFMLYQRVRTELPDTILVSVSHRTTVEQHHTHELELLGDGEWRLGRVEDEDETANLVKHT, translated from the coding sequence ATGGAGATGTTCAGTCCGACACTCGACTGGGGCAGCGAGCTTCTGACGTCGCTGGTGTGGATCGCCAAAGGGTGGCTGATCGCAGCGGTGTCCACGATGGTGATCCTGGTCCTGATCGCCCGGTTCACCGAGTGGGGCAGGCAATTCTGGCGCGTCACCCGCGGATATTTCGTCGGCCGGGACAGCGTGATCGTGTGGCTGTGGCTGGCGGGCCTGCTGCTGTCGGTGATCACCGGCGTACGCCTGTCCGTGCTGTTCAGCTTCTATGGCAATGACCTGATGACCAGCTTCCAGGTCATCGCGGCCGGCCTGGGCAGCGGCAACGAGGCCGTGCGGCAATCGGGCAAGGACGGCTTCTGGCTGGCGATGACGGTGTTCGTCATCCTGGCGATCCTCAACGTCGCGCAGATCATGCTCGACCTCTTCATGACGCAGCGGTTCATGTTGCGCTGGCGGGCCTGGCTCACCGACCGGCTCACCGGCGACTGGCTCGACGGCAAGGCGTACTACCGGTCGCGCTTCATCGACGACACCATCGACAACCCTGATCAGCGCATCCAGACCGACATCGACATCTTCACCGCGGGTGTCGGGCCACTGCCCAACAGCCCGAACAACACCTCCGGCTCAACCCTGCTGTTCGGTGCGATCAGCGCGATCGCTTCGATGATTTCGTTCACCGCGATTCTGTGGAATCTCTCGGGCGAGATCACCCTGCCACTGGTGGGAATCGAGTTGCCGAGGGCGATCTTCTGGATCGGCGTCATCTACGTCCTGTTCGCCTCGGTCATCGCCTTCTGGATCGGCCGCCCGATCATCTGGCTGTCGTTCAACAACGAGAAGTACAACGCGGCGTTCCGTTACGCCCTGGTGCGCCTGCGCGATGCGTCCGAGGCGGTGGCGTTCTACCGTGGCGAAATCGCCGAGCGCACCGGCCTACGCCGGCTTTTCGCACCAGTCGTCGCGAACTACAAGAAGTACGTGAACCGCATGACGGGATTCCTGGGATGGAACCTCTCGGTGACCCAGGCTCAGGAGCCCCTCCCGTACCTGGTCCAGTTTCCGCGGTTCCTCAGCGGTGAGATCACGCTGGGCGCTCTCACTCAGACCGCGACCGCCTTCCGCGAGATTCTGACGGGCTTGTCGTTCTTCCGAAACGCCTACGACAACTTCGCCGGGTACCGCGCGGCGATCATCCGTCTGTACGGCCTCGTCGTCGCGAACGAAGAGGGCAGGGCCCTGCCCGAGGTAACCACCACGCCATGTGTGGACGGGACGGTGCGACTCACCGACGTCGAGGTCCGCACGCCTGACGGCCGCCAGCTGATCAACCCGCTCGACCTGCACCTGCAGGTGGGCGACACGCTGGTGATCACCGGCCCCTCCGGCAGCGGCAAGACCACCCTGCTGCGCAGCCTCGCCGAGTTGTGGCCGTTCACGTCGGGCACACTGACCCGCCCGTGCGGCCCGAACGAGACGATGTTCCTGTCTCAGCTGCCGTACGTCCCGCTCGGTAACCTGCGGGCGGTGGTCACCTATCCCGACGAAGTCGGGGCCGTCGACGACGAGACGCTCAAGCGGACTCTGGACGAGGTGGCGCTGGCACACCTGGTCGGCCGGCTCGACGAAGTCCAGGACTGGGCGAAGGTGCTGTCTCCCGGTGAGCAGCAACGGATCGCGTTCGCGCGGATCCTGCTCGTCAAGCCCAAGGTGGTGTTCCTCGACGAGTCGACGTCGGCACTCGACGAAGGCCTCGAGTTCATGCTCTATCAGCGGGTGCGCACCGAGCTGCCCGACACCATCCTGGTCAGTGTCAGCCACCGCACCACGGTCGAGCAGCACCACACTCACGAGCTCGAACTGCTCGGCGACGGTGAATGGCGGCTGGGCCGGGTGGAAGACGAGGACGAAACGGCGAACCTGGTCAAGCACACCTGA
- a CDS encoding DUF881 domain-containing protein gives MSTLGGYESGAGLNDHEAHAPKRIPVPSLLRSLLSEHLDPGYAAAAAARESGDRPRRRVTDLGWMLVGAAAIATVFAVAAGQAQTAAPAAREAQHTMAARVRAAQIGAEKAVAERDSLVDQVDSERRSRLGMDENGQQLLGSLDTANVEAAAVGMIGPGLTVTVTDPGLSKDLSDVSKQRVAGSQQVILDRDLQLVVNSLWASGAEAVSVGGVRVGAGVTIRQAGGGILVDNQPITSPYAIVAIGPPKGMADAFDRTPGLQRLRLLETSYGVGVNVSEGDGLSVPAVSVRDVNFAKQIG, from the coding sequence ATGAGCACTCTCGGCGGTTACGAGTCGGGGGCGGGGCTCAACGACCACGAGGCCCACGCGCCCAAGCGCATTCCCGTGCCGTCACTGTTGCGTTCCCTGCTCTCCGAGCACCTCGATCCCGGTTATGCCGCGGCTGCCGCCGCCCGTGAATCCGGTGACCGGCCCCGACGGCGGGTCACCGACCTCGGCTGGATGCTGGTGGGCGCGGCAGCGATCGCCACGGTGTTCGCGGTGGCGGCCGGGCAGGCGCAGACCGCGGCACCTGCCGCCAGGGAAGCCCAGCACACCATGGCCGCACGGGTACGGGCCGCGCAGATCGGTGCCGAGAAGGCCGTGGCCGAGCGTGACAGCCTGGTCGATCAGGTGGACAGCGAACGGCGCAGCAGGCTCGGCATGGACGAGAACGGCCAGCAGTTGCTGGGCAGCCTGGACACCGCCAACGTCGAGGCGGCCGCCGTCGGCATGATCGGTCCCGGGCTGACCGTCACGGTCACCGACCCAGGCCTCTCCAAGGATCTCAGCGACGTGTCCAAGCAACGGGTCGCCGGATCCCAGCAGGTCATCCTCGACCGGGACCTGCAACTCGTGGTGAATTCGTTGTGGGCCAGTGGCGCGGAAGCGGTTTCGGTGGGTGGTGTCCGGGTCGGTGCGGGAGTCACGATTCGGCAGGCCGGCGGCGGCATTCTGGTCGACAATCAGCCGATCACCAGTCCGTATGCCATTGTGGCCATCGGACCCCCGAAGGGGATGGCCGACGCGTTCGACCGCACTCCGGGTCTGCAACGGCTCCGGCTGCTCGAGACCTCGTACGGGGTCGGGGTGAACGTGAGTGAGGGGGACGGTTTGTCCGTGCCCGCGGTCTCGGTACGAGATGTCAACTTCGCCAAACAGATTGGATAG
- the gcvH gene encoding glycine cleavage system protein GcvH, with amino-acid sequence MSEIPADLYYTSEHEWVLRTGDDTVRVGITDYAQSALGDVVFVQLPDVGAQLAAGDAFGEVESTKSVSDLYAPVAAKVVAVNGDLDGSPQLVNSDPYGEGWLVDLRLEEGALDDALAGLLDADGYRAAVTE; translated from the coding sequence GTGAGCGAGATCCCAGCCGACCTGTACTACACCTCGGAGCACGAGTGGGTGTTGCGCACCGGTGACGACACGGTACGGGTCGGTATCACCGATTACGCGCAGTCCGCGCTCGGCGATGTGGTGTTCGTCCAACTGCCCGACGTCGGGGCCCAACTGGCCGCCGGTGACGCCTTCGGCGAGGTCGAGTCGACCAAGTCGGTGTCGGACCTGTATGCCCCGGTGGCCGCGAAAGTCGTTGCTGTCAACGGTGATCTGGACGGCAGCCCTCAGCTCGTCAATTCCGACCCCTACGGCGAAGGCTGGCTGGTCGATCTCCGGCTCGAGGAGGGCGCCCTCGACGATGCCCTGGCCGGTTTGCTCGACGCGGACGGCTACCGCGCCGCCGTGACCGAGTGA
- a CDS encoding CDP-alcohol phosphatidyltransferase family protein — protein MDHAPASEGRSAASRAAPSASNRVLTVPNALSVLRLVLVPVFLWLLFGAHAYGWAVAILMFSGFSDWADGKIARLVANQSSRLGELLDPLVDRIYMVTVPLALAVAGVVPWWIVLTLLGRDAVLAATLPLLRRRGLTALPVTYLGKAATFALMSGFPWVLLGQWDATWSRVALACGWAFLLWGVALYLWSAVLYLIQVAMVVRRLPVSRP, from the coding sequence ATGGACCACGCGCCTGCTTCGGAGGGCAGGAGCGCAGCGAGTCGGGCTGCACCGTCCGCATCGAATCGTGTGCTGACCGTGCCGAACGCGCTCAGTGTGCTGCGCCTGGTATTGGTGCCGGTGTTCCTCTGGTTGCTGTTCGGCGCGCACGCCTACGGCTGGGCCGTCGCGATCCTGATGTTCAGCGGCTTCTCCGACTGGGCCGACGGCAAGATCGCGCGGCTGGTGGCCAACCAGTCCTCACGGCTGGGTGAGCTGCTCGACCCGCTCGTCGACCGCATCTACATGGTCACCGTTCCGCTCGCGCTGGCGGTCGCCGGCGTGGTGCCGTGGTGGATCGTGCTGACGCTGCTCGGCCGGGATGCGGTGCTGGCCGCGACACTTCCGCTGCTGCGCCGGAGGGGCCTGACCGCGCTGCCGGTGACGTACCTGGGCAAGGCCGCCACCTTCGCGCTGATGTCGGGCTTCCCCTGGGTGTTGCTCGGGCAGTGGGATGCGACGTGGAGCCGGGTGGCGCTGGCCTGCGGGTGGGCCTTCCTGTTGTGGGGCGTGGCGTTGTACCTGTGGTCCGCTGTGCTTTATCTGATCCAGGTGGCGATGGTGGTGCGACGACTTCCGGTCAGCCGGCCATGA
- a CDS encoding small basic family protein, which yields MIGIVALVLGIVLGLVFHPSVPEFVEPYLPIAVVAALDAVFGGLRAYLERIFDAKVFVVSFVFNVLVAALIVYVGDQLGVGTQLSTAIIVVLGIRIFGNAAALRRRLFGA from the coding sequence ATGATCGGGATCGTCGCTCTGGTCCTCGGGATCGTGCTCGGGTTGGTGTTCCACCCCAGCGTTCCCGAATTTGTCGAGCCGTACCTGCCGATCGCCGTGGTGGCGGCGCTGGATGCGGTGTTCGGTGGGTTGCGGGCTTACCTGGAGCGGATATTCGACGCCAAGGTCTTCGTCGTGTCGTTCGTGTTCAACGTGTTGGTGGCCGCGTTGATCGTGTACGTCGGCGATCAGCTGGGGGTCGGTACCCAGTTGTCGACGGCGATCATCGTGGTGCTCGGCATCCGGATCTTCGGCAACGCCGCCGCACTGCGGCGCAGACTGTTCGGCGCCTGA
- the secA2 gene encoding accessory Sec system translocase SecA2 has product MPKTSTAKPGRLSSKFWKLLGASTERNQARSLSEVKGAAEFEEKAAKLDDEQLTKAAKLLELKDLAASADMPQFLALAREAAERTTGLRPFDVQLLAALRMLAGDVVEMATGEGKTLSGAIAAAGYAIGGRHVHVITINDYLARRDAEWMSPLLEALGLTVGWITADSTAEQRRAAYESDVTYASVNEIGFDVLRDQLVTDVADLVSPNPDVALIDEADSVLVDEALVPLVLAGTSHREQPRVEVIRMVGDLISGPDAHENFATDDDNRNVHLTEEGARRLESKLGGIDLYSEEHVATTLTEVNVALHAHILLQRDVHYIVRDGAVHLINASRGRIASLQRWPDGLQAAVEAKEGIDTTETGEVLDTITVQALINRYPTVCGMTGTALAAGEQLRQFYKLGVSPIPSNKPNVREDETDRVYLTEAAKNHAIVEHIAEVHATGQPVLVGTHDVAESEDLHRRLVKAGVPAAVLNAKNDAEEAAVIAEAGKLGSVTVSTQMAGRGTDIRLGGSDVGDDSAEKEKVADLGGLHVVGTGRHHTERLDNQLRGRAGRQGDPGSSVFFSSWEDEVVAAHLDDTKLPTETDEDGRILAPKAAGLLDHAQRVAEGRLLDVHANTWRYNQLIAQQRAIIVDRRETLLRTDTARQELEARSPERYAKLAEELGDDAEEKLTKICRLIMLYHLDRGWCDHLAFLADIRESIHLRALGRQNPLDEFHRMAVDAFASLAADAIEAAQQTFDTADEIEDEPGIDLSKLARPTSTWTYMVHDNPLNDDTMSALSLPGVFR; this is encoded by the coding sequence GTGCCGAAGACGTCCACCGCCAAACCGGGCCGCTTGAGCAGCAAGTTCTGGAAGCTTTTGGGGGCCAGTACCGAGCGCAACCAGGCCCGATCGCTCTCCGAGGTCAAAGGTGCAGCCGAGTTCGAAGAGAAGGCTGCCAAGCTCGACGACGAGCAGCTCACGAAGGCCGCCAAGCTGCTCGAGCTGAAGGACCTGGCCGCGTCGGCCGACATGCCACAGTTCCTGGCGCTCGCCCGGGAGGCCGCCGAGCGCACCACCGGGCTGCGCCCGTTCGACGTGCAGCTGCTCGCGGCGCTGCGCATGCTGGCCGGTGACGTGGTCGAGATGGCCACCGGCGAGGGTAAGACCCTGTCCGGGGCGATCGCGGCGGCCGGCTACGCCATCGGCGGGCGCCACGTGCACGTCATCACCATCAACGACTACCTGGCCCGTCGTGACGCCGAGTGGATGAGCCCGCTGCTGGAGGCGCTCGGGCTCACGGTCGGCTGGATCACCGCCGATTCCACCGCCGAGCAGCGTCGGGCGGCCTACGAAAGCGACGTCACCTACGCCTCGGTCAACGAGATCGGCTTCGACGTGCTGCGCGATCAGCTGGTCACCGACGTCGCCGACCTGGTGTCACCCAACCCGGACGTGGCGCTGATCGACGAGGCCGACTCGGTGCTGGTCGACGAGGCACTGGTGCCGTTGGTGCTGGCCGGCACCAGCCATCGCGAGCAGCCGCGCGTCGAGGTGATCCGCATGGTGGGCGACCTGATCAGCGGACCCGACGCGCACGAGAACTTCGCCACCGACGACGACAACCGCAACGTGCACCTCACCGAAGAGGGTGCGCGGCGCCTCGAATCCAAGCTCGGTGGGATCGACCTGTACTCCGAGGAGCACGTCGCCACCACCCTGACCGAGGTCAACGTGGCGCTGCACGCGCACATCCTGCTGCAGCGCGACGTGCACTACATCGTCCGGGACGGCGCCGTGCACCTGATCAACGCGTCGCGAGGGCGGATCGCCTCCCTGCAGCGCTGGCCGGACGGCCTGCAGGCCGCCGTCGAGGCCAAGGAAGGCATCGACACCACCGAGACCGGCGAGGTGCTGGACACCATCACGGTGCAGGCGCTGATCAACCGCTATCCCACCGTGTGCGGCATGACGGGTACCGCGCTGGCCGCCGGCGAGCAGCTCCGCCAGTTCTACAAGCTCGGCGTGTCTCCGATCCCCTCGAACAAGCCCAACGTCCGCGAGGACGAAACCGACCGGGTGTACCTCACGGAGGCGGCCAAGAACCACGCGATCGTCGAACACATCGCCGAGGTGCACGCGACCGGTCAGCCGGTGCTGGTCGGCACCCACGACGTGGCGGAGTCCGAGGATCTGCACCGCAGGCTGGTCAAGGCCGGCGTCCCGGCCGCCGTGCTCAACGCCAAGAACGACGCCGAGGAAGCAGCGGTGATCGCCGAGGCGGGCAAGCTCGGCTCGGTCACCGTGTCCACCCAGATGGCCGGTCGCGGCACCGACATCCGGTTGGGTGGATCAGATGTCGGTGACGATTCGGCGGAGAAGGAGAAGGTGGCCGACCTCGGCGGGCTGCATGTCGTCGGCACGGGTCGCCACCACACCGAGCGCCTCGACAACCAGCTGCGCGGCCGCGCCGGCCGTCAGGGCGACCCGGGCTCGTCGGTGTTCTTCTCCAGTTGGGAAGACGAGGTGGTGGCCGCCCATCTGGACGACACCAAGCTGCCGACCGAAACCGACGAGGACGGCCGGATCCTGGCGCCCAAGGCGGCCGGTCTGCTCGACCACGCCCAGCGGGTCGCCGAGGGCCGGCTGCTCGACGTGCACGCCAACACCTGGCGCTACAACCAGCTGATCGCCCAACAGCGCGCGATCATCGTGGACCGCCGCGAAACCCTGCTGCGTACCGACACCGCCCGCCAGGAGCTCGAGGCGCGTTCGCCGGAGCGCTACGCCAAGCTCGCCGAGGAACTCGGGGATGACGCCGAGGAGAAGCTGACCAAGATCTGCCGGCTGATCATGCTCTACCACCTGGACCGCGGCTGGTGTGATCACCTGGCGTTCCTCGCCGACATCCGCGAGAGCATCCACCTGCGGGCGCTGGGCCGGCAGAACCCGCTCGACGAATTCCACCGGATGGCTGTCGACGCGTTCGCGTCGCTGGCCGCCGACGCCATCGAGGCCGCCCAGCAGACCTTCGACACGGCCGACGAGATCGAGGACGAACCAGGCATCGATCTGTCCAAGCTCGCGCGTCCGACCTCGACGTGGACCTACATGGTTCACGACAACCCGCTCAACGACGACACCATGTCGGCCCTGAGCCTGCCGGGTGTATTCCGCTAG